One stretch of Streptococcus australis DNA includes these proteins:
- the mnmE gene encoding tRNA uridine-5-carboxymethylaminomethyl(34) synthesis GTPase MnmE, protein MITREFDTIAAISTPLGEGAIGIVRLSGTDSFAIAQKIFKGKNLSKVASHTLNYGHIVDPQTGKVMDEVMVGAMKSPKTFTREDIIEINTHGGIAVTNEILQLAIREGARMAEPGEFTKRAFLNGRVDLTQAEAVMDIIRAKTDKAMNIAVKQLDGSLSDLINNTRQEILNTLAQVEVNIDYPEYDDVEEATTAVVREKTMEFEQLLTNLLKTARRGKILREGISTAIIGRPNVGKSSLLNNLLREDKAIVTDIAGTTRDVIEEYVNINGVPLKLIDTAGIRETEDIVEQIGVERSKKALKEADLVLLVLNASEPLTAQDRQLLEISQDTNRIILLNKTDLPETIETSELPDDAIRISVLKNQNIDKIEERINNLFFENAGLVEQDATYLSNARHISLIEKAVESLQAVNEGLELGMPVDLLQVDLTRTWEILGEITGDAAPDELITQLFSQFCLGK, encoded by the coding sequence ATGATTACACGTGAATTTGATACCATTGCTGCCATCTCTACTCCTCTTGGAGAAGGGGCCATTGGTATTGTCCGCTTGAGCGGAACAGATAGTTTTGCTATTGCACAAAAGATTTTTAAAGGCAAAAACTTGAGTAAGGTTGCCAGCCACACTCTTAACTACGGGCATATCGTTGACCCTCAGACAGGCAAGGTCATGGACGAGGTCATGGTTGGGGCTATGAAGTCTCCTAAGACCTTCACCCGTGAAGATATTATCGAGATTAACACCCACGGTGGAATTGCCGTGACCAATGAAATTCTCCAGCTAGCTATCCGTGAAGGAGCTCGTATGGCAGAACCTGGTGAATTTACCAAGCGTGCCTTTCTAAATGGTCGTGTGGACTTGACTCAGGCTGAGGCGGTGATGGACATCATCCGTGCCAAGACAGATAAAGCCATGAACATAGCAGTCAAACAATTGGACGGTTCTCTTTCTGATCTCATTAACAATACTCGCCAAGAAATCCTCAATACACTTGCCCAAGTTGAGGTCAATATTGACTATCCTGAGTACGACGATGTTGAGGAAGCTACTACTGCAGTTGTTCGTGAAAAGACTATGGAGTTTGAACAACTCTTGACCAATCTCCTTAAAACAGCTCGCCGTGGTAAAATCCTTCGCGAGGGCATTTCAACAGCCATCATCGGACGTCCCAACGTTGGGAAATCCAGCCTTCTCAACAACCTCTTGCGTGAAGACAAGGCTATCGTGACGGATATCGCTGGTACAACGCGTGATGTCATTGAAGAATACGTCAACATCAACGGTGTCCCGCTTAAATTAATTGATACAGCTGGAATTCGTGAAACAGAGGACATCGTCGAACAAATCGGTGTTGAGCGTTCGAAAAAAGCCCTCAAGGAAGCTGACTTGGTTCTACTGGTGCTAAATGCCAGTGAACCCCTAACTGCTCAAGACCGCCAACTCCTAGAAATCAGTCAGGATACTAATCGCATTATTCTACTTAATAAAACCGACTTGCCTGAAACGATTGAAACTTCTGAACTTCCAGATGACGCTATTCGTATTTCAGTTCTTAAAAATCAAAATATTGATAAAATTGAGGAACGCATCAACAACCTTTTCTTTGAAAATGCCGGTCTTGTCGAGCAAGATGCAACCTACCTATCCAATGCCCGTCACATTTCCTTGATTGAAAAGGCTGTTGAAAGCTTGCAAGCAGTTAATGAAGGACTAGAGCTTGGGATGCCAGTCGACCTTCTCCAGGTTGACTTGACCCGTACTTGGGAAATTCTCGGAGAAATCACAGGTGATGCGGCTCCAGATGAACTCATTACCCAACTCTTTAGCCAATTCTGTTTAGGAAAATAA
- a CDS encoding 4-oxalocrotonate tautomerase produces MPFIRIDLFEGRTLEQKKALAKEVTEAVVRNTGAPQSAVHVIINDMPEGTYFPQGEMRTK; encoded by the coding sequence ATGCCATTTATACGTATCGATTTATTTGAAGGACGCACTCTAGAGCAAAAGAAAGCTCTCGCTAAGGAAGTTACTGAAGCAGTTGTCCGCAACACAGGAGCGCCTCAATCTGCTGTTCATGTCATTATCAACGACATGCCTGAAGGAACTTACTTCCCACAGGGAGAAATGCGTACCAAATAA
- a CDS encoding thymidine kinase, whose protein sequence is MAQLYYRYGTMNSGKTIEILKVAYNYEEQGKGVVIMTSALDTRDGVGYVSSRIGMKRPAIAIEESTDIFGFIRDLPEEPYCVLVDEAQFLKRHHVYDLARVVDELDIPVMAFGLKNDFRNELFEGSKHLLLLADKIDEIKTICQYCKKKATMVLRTLDGKPTYEGEQIQIGGNETYISVCRKHYFAPEINKENEEK, encoded by the coding sequence ATGGCACAGTTGTATTATCGTTATGGGACTATGAATTCAGGTAAAACGATCGAGATTCTCAAGGTAGCCTATAACTATGAAGAGCAAGGAAAAGGTGTTGTCATCATGACCTCTGCTCTGGATACGCGTGACGGTGTTGGCTATGTGTCGAGTAGAATTGGTATGAAACGTCCAGCCATTGCCATTGAGGAGTCGACGGATATCTTTGGGTTTATTCGAGATTTACCTGAGGAACCGTACTGTGTGCTGGTCGATGAGGCGCAGTTTCTCAAACGTCACCATGTTTACGACCTAGCTCGTGTTGTCGATGAGTTAGACATCCCTGTCATGGCATTTGGTTTGAAAAATGACTTTCGCAATGAACTCTTCGAAGGTTCCAAACACCTCTTGCTTTTAGCAGACAAAATCGATGAGATTAAAACTATCTGTCAGTACTGTAAGAAAAAGGCGACCATGGTACTCAGAACCTTAGACGGCAAGCCCACCTACGAAGGCGAACAAATACAGATAGGTGGAAATGAAACCTATATCTCAGTCTGCCGTAAACATTATTTTGCCCCTGAAATCAATAAGGAGAATGAAGAAAAATGA
- the prfA gene encoding peptide chain release factor 1, which produces MNIYDQLQAVEDRYEELGELLSDPDVVSDTKRFMELSKEESSTRDTVTAYREYKQVLQNIVDAEEMIKESGGDADLEEMAKQELKDAKAEKEEYEEKLKILLLPKDPNDDKNIILEIRGAAGGDEAALFAGDLLTMYQKYAEAQGWRFEVMEASINGVGGFKEVVAMVSGQSVYSKLKYESGAHRVQRVPVTESQGRVHTSTATVLVMPEVEEVEYDIDPKDLRVDIYHASGAGGQNVNKVATAVRIVHLPTNIKVEMQEERTQQKNREKAMKIIRARVADHFAQIAQDEQDAERKSTIGTGDRSERIRTYNFPQNRVTDHRIGLTLQKLDTILSGKLDEVVDALVLYDQTQKLEELNK; this is translated from the coding sequence ATGAACATCTATGATCAACTACAAGCTGTAGAAGACCGTTATGAGGAATTAGGAGAATTGCTTAGTGACCCAGATGTAGTCTCTGACACCAAGCGCTTCATGGAGCTTTCAAAAGAAGAATCTTCAACTCGTGATACGGTAACAGCCTACCGTGAGTACAAACAAGTCCTTCAAAACATCGTTGATGCTGAGGAAATGATTAAAGAGTCTGGCGGAGATGCGGACTTGGAAGAAATGGCTAAGCAAGAACTGAAGGATGCCAAGGCTGAAAAAGAAGAATACGAAGAAAAACTAAAAATCTTGCTCCTTCCAAAAGATCCAAACGATGACAAGAACATCATCCTTGAAATCCGTGGAGCTGCAGGTGGAGATGAGGCGGCACTTTTCGCTGGAGACCTTCTAACCATGTATCAAAAGTATGCGGAAGCCCAAGGCTGGCGCTTTGAAGTCATGGAAGCCTCTATCAACGGTGTCGGTGGTTTCAAAGAAGTCGTAGCCATGGTTTCCGGTCAGTCTGTTTACTCTAAGCTTAAGTATGAGTCTGGTGCTCATCGTGTACAACGTGTCCCAGTGACAGAGAGCCAAGGCCGTGTACATACTTCGACAGCGACAGTTCTTGTCATGCCAGAAGTGGAAGAAGTAGAATACGATATTGATCCAAAAGACCTTCGCGTTGATATTTACCACGCATCAGGTGCTGGTGGACAGAACGTCAATAAGGTTGCGACTGCTGTTCGTATTGTTCACTTGCCGACCAATATTAAGGTTGAGATGCAGGAAGAACGTACTCAGCAAAAGAACCGTGAGAAGGCTATGAAGATTATTCGTGCGCGTGTTGCTGACCACTTTGCACAAATCGCACAAGACGAACAAGACGCTGAGCGTAAGTCAACAATTGGTACTGGTGACCGTTCAGAACGTATCCGTACTTATAACTTCCCACAAAACCGTGTCACAGACCACCGTATCGGCTTGACTCTCCAGAAACTAGATACCATTTTGTCTGGTAAATTGGATGAAGTTGTGGATGCCTTGGTACTTTACGACCAAACACAGAAATTAGAAGAATTAAACAAATAA
- the prmC gene encoding peptide chain release factor N(5)-glutamine methyltransferase, with protein sequence MKLAQLFSDFEEKLIRQGEEAESLSFVYRSLKNLSFTDFVFALQQEVTEEENQFVEVIYRQLAAHKPAQYIIGHADFFGMQLKVDERVLIPRPETEELVELILAENSDENLKVLDIGTGSGAIALALAKNRPDWSVTAVDISQDALDLATENAKVQNFQIFFKKSDCFAEISEKYDIIVSNPPYISREDESEVGLNVLHSEPHLALFADEDGLAIYRRIVEEAKDYLKDGGKIYLEIGYKQGQSVPALFRKHLPEKRVRTLKDQFGQDRMVVADDGQD encoded by the coding sequence ATGAAACTAGCTCAATTATTTTCAGATTTTGAGGAAAAGTTGATAAGACAAGGAGAGGAAGCAGAAAGCCTCTCTTTTGTCTATCGTAGTCTGAAAAATCTCTCTTTTACAGACTTCGTCTTTGCCCTCCAGCAAGAGGTAACCGAGGAAGAAAATCAATTTGTAGAAGTGATTTACCGACAGTTAGCAGCTCATAAACCTGCCCAGTACATCATCGGTCATGCAGATTTCTTTGGAATGCAGCTAAAAGTGGATGAGCGGGTTTTAATTCCCCGACCCGAAACAGAGGAGTTGGTTGAGCTCATCCTGGCTGAAAATTCTGATGAAAATCTTAAGGTATTGGATATCGGCACGGGAAGTGGTGCCATCGCCCTTGCTTTAGCAAAGAATCGTCCAGACTGGTCAGTGACAGCAGTTGATATTTCACAGGATGCACTAGATTTGGCAACTGAAAACGCTAAAGTTCAGAATTTCCAGATATTTTTTAAAAAATCTGATTGTTTTGCAGAAATTTCTGAAAAATATGATATAATTGTATCCAATCCACCCTATATCTCTCGTGAAGATGAGTCAGAGGTCGGTTTGAATGTTTTGCATTCAGAACCTCATCTAGCTCTCTTTGCAGATGAGGATGGCCTAGCTATTTACCGCAGAATTGTGGAAGAGGCAAAAGACTATCTCAAAGATGGTGGTAAGATTTACCTTGAAATTGGATACAAGCAAGGTCAAAGTGTTCCTGCGCTTTTTAGGAAACATCTTCCTGAAAAACGAGTACGAACACTCAAGGACCAATTTGGTCAAGATAGGATGGTTGTAGCTGATGATGGACAGGATTAG
- a CDS encoding L-threonylcarbamoyladenylate synthase gives MMDRIRQELEKGGAVVLPTETVYGLFAKALDEKAVDHVYQLKRRPRDKALNLNVASLEDILYFSKNQPAYLQKLVDTFLPGPLTIILEANDRVPYWVNSGLATVGFRMPNHPITLDLIRETGPLIGPSANISGQASGVTFQEILEDFDQEVLGLEDDAFLTGQDSTILDLSGDKVKILRQGAIERDDILAQLPEISFEEE, from the coding sequence ATGATGGACAGGATTAGGCAAGAGTTGGAAAAGGGAGGAGCTGTTGTTCTACCTACAGAGACAGTTTACGGCCTCTTTGCTAAGGCCTTAGACGAAAAAGCAGTCGACCATGTTTACCAGCTCAAACGTCGTCCTAGAGACAAGGCGCTTAATCTCAATGTTGCCTCTCTAGAGGACATCTTGTACTTTTCAAAGAATCAACCAGCTTATCTACAAAAACTTGTAGATACCTTTTTACCAGGTCCCCTGACCATTATACTCGAAGCCAATGATAGAGTGCCCTATTGGGTTAATTCTGGTCTTGCAACTGTTGGATTTCGGATGCCGAATCACCCCATTACGCTGGATTTGATTCGAGAGACAGGTCCCTTGATTGGACCGTCTGCTAATATTTCAGGTCAGGCAAGTGGAGTAACCTTTCAGGAAATCCTTGAAGATTTTGATCAAGAGGTTCTGGGTCTGGAAGACGATGCTTTTCTAACTGGACAGGATTCGACCATTTTGGATCTGTCTGGAGACAAGGTGAAAATCTTACGCCAAGGAGCCATTGAGCGAGATGATATTCTTGCACAGTTGCCAGAGATTTCTTTCGAGGAGGAATGA
- a CDS encoding GNAT family N-acetyltransferase, whose translation MLRDLQETDVNAICEINQEALEYSFSPEDTASQLARLSQDSHHFLLGYDDEASHVLLGYVHAEVYESLYSKAGFNILGLAVSPQAQGQGIGKSLLQGLDQEAKRRGYGFIRLNSADHRLGAHAFYEKVGYTCDKVQKRFIRIF comes from the coding sequence ATGCTTAGAGATTTGCAAGAAACAGATGTGAATGCTATATGTGAGATTAACCAAGAGGCTTTGGAGTATTCTTTTAGTCCAGAGGACACAGCTAGTCAACTAGCTAGACTGTCTCAGGATTCACATCATTTCCTACTTGGCTATGATGATGAAGCCAGCCATGTCCTACTTGGATATGTCCACGCTGAGGTCTATGAATCTCTTTATTCCAAAGCAGGATTTAACATCTTAGGCTTAGCGGTTTCACCGCAAGCACAAGGGCAAGGTATCGGTAAAAGCTTACTGCAAGGGTTGGATCAAGAAGCAAAAAGACGTGGCTATGGGTTTATCCGCTTAAACTCTGCCGATCATCGTCTGGGTGCTCATGCATTTTATGAAAAAGTTGGTTATACTTGTGATAAAGTGCAGAAACGGTTTATTCGCATCTTTTAG
- the glyA gene encoding serine hydroxymethyltransferase: protein MIFDKDDFKAYDADLWNAIAKEEERQQNNIELIASENVVSKAVMAAQGSILTNKYAEGYPGRRYYGGTDVVDVVETLAIERAKEIFGAKFANVQPHSGSQANCAAYMALIEPGDTVMGMDLAAGGHLTHGASVSFSGQTYNFVSYSVDPETELLDFDAILKQAQEVKPKLIVAGASAYSQIIDFSKFREIADAVGAKLMVDMAHIAGLVAAGLHPSPVPYAHITTTTTHKTLRGPRGGLILTNDEELAKKINSAIFPGIQGGPLEHVVAAKAVSFKEVLDPAFKEYAANVIKNSKAMVEVFLQDPDFRIISGGTENHLFLVDVTKVVENGKVAQNLLDEVNITLNKNSIPYETLSPFKTSGIRIGSAAITARGFGEEESRKVAELIIKTLKNAENEAVLEEVRSAVKELTDAFPLYED from the coding sequence ATGATTTTTGACAAAGATGATTTTAAAGCATACGATGCTGATCTCTGGAATGCTATTGCCAAAGAAGAAGAACGCCAACAAAACAACATTGAGTTGATTGCTTCGGAAAACGTTGTTTCCAAGGCTGTAATGGCTGCTCAAGGGTCTATCTTGACGAATAAATACGCCGAAGGTTACCCAGGACGCCGTTATTATGGTGGAACTGATGTGGTAGACGTGGTAGAGACTCTTGCTATTGAACGTGCCAAAGAAATTTTCGGTGCAAAATTTGCCAATGTCCAACCTCACTCAGGAAGCCAAGCCAACTGTGCTGCTTACATGGCCTTGATTGAGCCAGGTGATACGGTTATGGGAATGGATTTGGCAGCAGGTGGACACTTGACCCACGGAGCTTCAGTTAGCTTCTCTGGCCAAACCTACAACTTTGTTTCTTATAGTGTGGATCCTGAAACGGAACTCTTGGACTTTGATGCTATCTTGAAACAAGCCCAAGAAGTAAAACCAAAATTGATCGTAGCTGGTGCTTCAGCCTATTCTCAAATTATTGACTTTTCAAAATTCCGTGAAATTGCTGATGCTGTTGGGGCTAAGCTCATGGTAGATATGGCCCATATCGCTGGTTTGGTTGCAGCTGGACTTCACCCAAGCCCAGTACCATACGCTCATATCACCACAACAACGACCCACAAAACCCTTCGTGGACCACGTGGTGGGTTGATCTTGACAAATGATGAGGAACTAGCTAAGAAAATCAACTCAGCTATTTTCCCTGGTATTCAAGGTGGTCCTTTGGAGCATGTTGTTGCGGCTAAAGCTGTTTCCTTCAAAGAGGTTTTGGATCCAGCCTTCAAGGAATATGCTGCTAATGTCATCAAAAATAGCAAGGCCATGGTTGAAGTCTTCTTGCAAGACCCTGATTTCCGTATCATTTCTGGCGGGACTGAAAATCACCTCTTCCTTGTTGATGTCACTAAGGTTGTAGAGAACGGAAAAGTTGCTCAAAACTTGCTGGACGAAGTCAATATTACCCTAAATAAAAACTCAATCCCATACGAAACCTTGTCACCATTCAAGACAAGTGGTATTCGTATCGGATCTGCAGCCATCACTGCACGTGGATTTGGTGAAGAAGAAAGTCGAAAAGTAGCTGAACTCATTATTAAAACTCTTAAAAATGCAGAAAATGAGGCTGTCTTAGAAGAAGTGAGAAGCGCAGTCAAAGAATTGACAGATGCCTTCCCATTATACGAGGACTAA
- a CDS encoding nucleoid-associated protein, with amino-acid sequence MDIYIKKAIIHQFSPDDTELFLADKFLNITPKIEEYLRKKIERVYSDEAKTGIFEEENPFFNHITNDLLETSVTLANLWKEEFSISENLKTNDLVFVQFSKEGVEHFAFLRIALRETLTHLGGEVDNPIKLTQNNLPGFGTGADEALVVNLQSRKYHLIEKRIKYNGTFLNYFSENLLAVAPKISPKKSIKELEKTAQRIAESFNTDDFQFQSKVKSAIFNNLEESNELSPEKLANDLFDNNLTARLSFIDQVKEAVPEPVQFDEIDASRQLKKFENQKLSLSNGIELIVPNNVYQDAESVEFIQNDNGTYSILIKNIEDIQSK; translated from the coding sequence ATGGACATTTATATTAAGAAAGCTATTATCCATCAGTTCAGCCCAGATGATACTGAGTTGTTTCTAGCGGATAAATTTCTCAATATCACTCCAAAAATCGAAGAATACTTGCGCAAAAAAATCGAACGTGTTTATTCAGATGAAGCTAAGACTGGGATTTTCGAGGAAGAAAATCCCTTCTTCAATCACATCACAAATGATTTGTTGGAGACTTCTGTAACACTGGCTAATCTCTGGAAAGAGGAGTTTAGTATTTCAGAAAATCTCAAAACCAATGACTTGGTTTTTGTTCAGTTTTCTAAAGAAGGTGTAGAGCATTTCGCCTTCTTACGAATTGCCCTGCGGGAAACCTTGACCCACCTTGGAGGAGAAGTTGATAATCCAATCAAGCTGACTCAGAATAACCTGCCTGGATTTGGAACGGGAGCTGATGAGGCTTTGGTCGTCAATCTTCAAAGTCGCAAGTACCACCTGATCGAGAAACGAATCAAGTATAATGGAACTTTTTTGAACTACTTTTCAGAAAATCTTCTTGCTGTCGCTCCTAAGATTTCTCCCAAGAAATCCATCAAGGAATTGGAAAAAACAGCCCAGAGAATTGCTGAGTCCTTTAACACAGATGATTTTCAGTTTCAATCCAAGGTCAAATCTGCTATTTTCAACAATCTTGAAGAAAGCAATGAATTGTCGCCTGAAAAATTGGCTAATGACCTTTTTGATAACAACCTGACAGCTCGTCTAAGTTTTATCGACCAGGTCAAGGAAGCTGTACCTGAACCAGTCCAGTTTGATGAGATTGATGCCAGTCGCCAGCTCAAGAAATTTGAAAACCAAAAACTTTCCTTGTCAAATGGAATCGAACTTATCGTTCCAAATAATGTTTATCAAGACGCGGAATCTGTTGAGTTTATCCAAAATGACAATGGAACCTATTCTATCTTAATCAAAAATATCGAGGATATTCAAAGTAAATAA
- a CDS encoding lysozyme family protein yields MFKFIRRMLVLAVLLFAGYKAYHIRQDVKQVMTYQPMVREILSERDTPANEELVLAMIYTETKGKEGDVMQSSESASGSTNTINDNASSIRQGIQTLTDNLYLAQNKGVDVWTAVQAYNFGPAYIDFIAQNGKENTLALAKRYSRETVAPILGNTTGKTYTYINPISIFHGAELYENGGNYYYSRQVRFNLYIMKFFNFF; encoded by the coding sequence ATGTTTAAATTTATAAGAAGAATGCTAGTGCTAGCAGTCCTTCTTTTTGCTGGATACAAAGCCTATCACATTCGTCAGGATGTAAAGCAAGTCATGACCTATCAACCTATGGTTCGGGAAATTCTCAGTGAAAGAGATACTCCAGCCAATGAAGAGTTGGTGCTCGCCATGATTTATACCGAAACCAAAGGAAAAGAAGGCGATGTTATGCAGTCTAGTGAGTCTGCAAGTGGCTCCACCAACACCATCAATGATAATGCCTCTAGCATTCGGCAAGGCATTCAAACTCTTACAGATAACCTTTATCTTGCTCAAAACAAAGGAGTGGATGTCTGGACGGCCGTTCAAGCCTATAATTTTGGACCTGCCTATATAGACTTTATCGCTCAGAATGGTAAGGAAAATACACTAGCATTAGCCAAGCGTTATTCCCGAGAGACGGTCGCTCCTATCCTTGGAAATACCACTGGGAAGACCTACACCTACATCAACCCAATTTCTATCTTTCATGGTGCAGAACTCTATGAAAATGGTGGAAATTATTACTACTCGAGACAGGTACGCTTTAACCTGTACATCATGAAATTCTTTAATTTCTTCTAA
- a CDS encoding DUF1002 domain-containing protein, translating into MRKKFFLTSAAVLWAATAMTSVHAATDVQKVIDETYVQPEYVLGSSLTEDQKNKTLSKLGYDASKDTKNIKTMTPDIYSKIMNVANDASLQLYSSAKIQKLGDKSPLEIKIETPENITKVTQDMYRNAAVTLGVEHAKITVAAPIPVTGESALAGIYYSLEANGAKVPQANKDLAQEELKALSDINAENKDKSGYDANKLNVALTDIKAGIAKAKEAKGNLTEEDVRKIVEDTLKNYKLDQVITGNQVNIIISFALNLSKSDILNNADFTKTLNDLKQSIVSQAGDSFKNINLNFDANKALEEGGNFFSSLWQAIVNFFKSFGA; encoded by the coding sequence ATGAGAAAGAAATTCTTTCTAACAAGCGCTGCAGTTCTGTGGGCAGCAACAGCTATGACGAGTGTCCACGCAGCAACAGATGTTCAAAAAGTAATCGATGAAACCTATGTACAACCTGAATATGTGCTTGGTTCTTCACTAACTGAAGACCAGAAAAATAAAACTCTTAGCAAACTTGGCTATGACGCATCCAAAGACACCAAAAATATCAAAACCATGACACCTGATATTTATTCGAAAATTATGAATGTGGCTAATGATGCTAGTCTACAACTCTATTCGTCGGCCAAGATTCAAAAGCTGGGGGATAAATCACCTCTAGAGATCAAGATTGAAACGCCTGAAAATATCACCAAGGTGACGCAGGATATGTACCGTAATGCAGCGGTGACTCTGGGAGTCGAGCATGCCAAAATTACAGTTGCAGCTCCTATTCCAGTTACAGGTGAGAGCGCCCTAGCTGGGATATACTACTCATTAGAGGCCAATGGTGCTAAAGTACCGCAAGCCAATAAAGACCTAGCCCAAGAAGAACTAAAAGCCTTGTCCGATATCAATGCTGAAAACAAGGACAAGTCGGGCTACGATGCCAATAAACTCAATGTTGCTTTGACAGATATCAAGGCAGGAATCGCAAAGGCAAAAGAAGCCAAAGGAAATCTGACAGAAGAAGATGTTCGCAAAATCGTTGAAGACACTCTAAAAAACTACAAACTCGATCAGGTTATAACAGGAAACCAGGTCAATATCATCATCAGTTTTGCCCTCAATCTCTCAAAGAGTGATATTTTGAACAATGCTGATTTCACCAAAACCCTAAATGATCTCAAACAAAGCATCGTTTCACAAGCTGGAGATAGTTTTAAAAATATCAACCTCAACTTTGATGCCAATAAAGCGCTAGAAGAGGGGGGCAACTTCTTTAGCTCTCTTTGGCAAGCCATTGTCAACTTCTTCAAGAGTTTTGGTGCTTAG
- the rlmD gene encoding 23S rRNA (uracil(1939)-C(5))-methyltransferase RlmD, producing MLKKNDIVEVEIVDLTHEGAGVAKVDGLVFFVENALPTEKILMRVLKVTKKIGFGKVEEYLTYSPHRNQDLDLAYLRSGIADLGHLAYPEQLKFKTKQVKDSLYKIAGIADIEVAETLGMENPVKYRNKAQVPVRRVNGVLETGFFRKNSHDLMPLEDFFIQDPVIDQVVVALRDLLRRYDLKPYDEKEQSGLIRNLVVRRGHYSGQIMVILVTTRPKFFRVDQLIEQLIKQFPEIVSVMQNINDQNTNAIFGKDWRTLYGQDYITDQMLGNDFQISGPAFYQVNTEMAEKLYQTAIDFAELREDDVVIDAYSGIGTIGLSVAKHVKDVYGVEVIPEAVENSKKNAEINEIANAHYVCDTAENAMKNWLKEGIQPSLILVDPPRKGLTESFIKASSQTGADRIAYISCNVATMARDIKLYQELGYELKNVQPVDLFPQTHHIEVVGMLERKG from the coding sequence ATGTTAAAGAAAAATGATATTGTAGAAGTTGAAATTGTTGATTTGACCCATGAAGGGGCAGGGGTTGCCAAGGTAGATGGTTTGGTTTTCTTTGTAGAGAATGCTCTACCAACTGAGAAAATCCTTATGCGTGTCCTTAAAGTCACTAAAAAGATTGGCTTTGGGAAGGTTGAAGAATACCTTACTTACTCTCCACATCGTAACCAAGACCTTGACCTAGCTTATCTACGTTCAGGTATCGCTGATTTAGGGCATCTTGCCTACCCAGAGCAGCTCAAGTTTAAAACCAAGCAAGTCAAAGACAGTCTCTACAAAATTGCTGGAATTGCAGATATAGAAGTAGCAGAGACACTTGGTATGGAAAATCCAGTCAAGTATCGAAATAAGGCGCAAGTTCCAGTTCGTCGTGTCAATGGCGTCTTGGAAACTGGCTTTTTCCGTAAGAATTCGCATGACCTCATGCCACTCGAAGATTTCTTTATCCAAGATCCAGTGATTGACCAAGTTGTAGTAGCCCTACGTGACTTACTCCGTCGTTATGATTTGAAACCTTATGATGAAAAGGAACAGTCTGGTTTGATTCGGAACCTTGTCGTGCGTCGTGGGCATTATTCCGGACAAATCATGGTTATTTTGGTAACCACTCGTCCGAAATTTTTCCGTGTTGATCAATTGATTGAACAACTAATCAAGCAGTTTCCAGAGATTGTCTCTGTCATGCAAAATATCAACGACCAGAATACCAATGCTATTTTCGGCAAGGACTGGCGGACACTTTATGGTCAAGACTACATTACCGACCAAATGTTGGGAAATGACTTCCAAATATCTGGACCAGCCTTTTACCAGGTAAATACAGAAATGGCAGAGAAACTCTACCAGACAGCCATTGACTTTGCAGAGTTAAGAGAAGACGATGTGGTAATCGATGCCTACTCAGGAATTGGAACCATTGGTTTATCCGTTGCTAAGCATGTCAAGGATGTTTATGGTGTTGAAGTCATTCCAGAAGCAGTTGAGAATAGCAAAAAGAATGCGGAAATCAACGAGATTGCCAACGCCCACTATGTATGTGACACAGCTGAAAATGCTATGAAGAACTGGCTCAAGGAAGGTATTCAACCAAGTCTTATCCTAGTAGACCCACCAAGAAAAGGCCTCACAGAGAGCTTTATAAAGGCAAGTAGCCAAACAGGAGCAGACCGCATTGCCTATATCTCCTGCAATGTTGCAACCATGGCGCGTGATATCAAACTCTACCAAGAGTTAGGATATGAACTGAAGAATGTACAGCCAGTTGATTTATTTCCGCAAACGCATCATATCGAGGTTGTAGGAATGCTGGAGAGAAAGGGATAA